The ANME-2 cluster archaeon DNA segment GCTGTTATGAGGCATCTTGGTATGGAAGGATACCGCCGTATGATGGATTACTGCATGGGACTGACCCGACGGCTTGTTGAGCGTGCAAGGGGTTTTGGTGTGGAGCCGTTGGTTGAACCTGTGATGAACGTAGTAGTGCTGGACGTTGGCGATACTGCTGCTGTAAGGCAGTCTCTTGCAAAAAAAGGCTGGTCCACATCAATAACACGTGATCCGATGGGGATGAGACTGGTATTAATGCCGCACCTTACTGAAAGTGCGATGGATGAGTTCCTGGATGACCTTGAGGGAATATGTGGGTAACTATTGGAATATTCGAATGCCTACTGGAATATATGAATACCTGCTGAAATATTAGTGTAACTATTAATCGTACTCTCTCCAGGTCCGTCCACATTTGGTGCACCTGAAGAACCTGGTTTCACTCTCATCTGCCGACCTTAGCTGTCTTAGCCACCAGTAAGCAGTTTTGTTACCGCATTCCTCACATTTGACCTTCGTAGTGGGAAGTCCTGCCGCCTCATCACCCTCGAGGACCGTGACCTCTCTCTCCTTGAATTCCTTTTTTTCAATGATCTTTTTGGTCTTCTCTTTCTCAAAACCACATTTCCGGCATTTCATCATGCCGCCTGCGGGCATCATCATACTTTTACATTTAGGGCAAAATTCCATTATATTTTACTTCCTTTTCCTGGTATTATAGTACTAAAATGATCTATGTAACTATGTAAAATGTTCGATAACTTGCACTTTTATTGTCACTAATGAAATATCTGCCCTTCAA contains these protein-coding regions:
- a CDS encoding transcription factor S, coding for MEFCPKCKSMMMPAGGMMKCRKCGFEKEKTKKIIEKKEFKEREVTVLEGDEAAGLPTTKVKCEECGNKTAYWWLRQLRSADESETRFFRCTKCGRTWREYD